The Phoenix dactylifera cultivar Barhee BC4 unplaced genomic scaffold, palm_55x_up_171113_PBpolish2nd_filt_p 000465F, whole genome shotgun sequence genome contains a region encoding:
- the LOC103711153 gene encoding probable histidine kinase 4 — translation MVAGMAAAGGRRRWWLNRTAMVVVWVVVSVGIWVGLHWYIRTVSMRKAEEALESMCEERARMLQDQFAVSVNHVHALAILVSTFHYRKQPSAIDQETFAFYTAKTAFERPLLNGVAYAQRVVHSERGKFESQQGWTIKTMKQEPSPVQDEYAPVIFSQETVSYIEALDMMSGEEDRENILRARATGKAVLTNPFRLLGSNHLGVVLTFPVYHAGLPADATVEQRVEATAGYLGGAFDVESLVENLLRQLAGNQDIMVNVYDVTNISEPLIMYGPQNPDGFMPLSHVSMLDFGDPFRKHQMVCRYSQKPPIPLSAITTPSGVFVICMLAGYILYAAWTRYDNVREDCRKMEELKVQAEAADVAKSQFLATVSHEIRTPMNGVLGMLDMLLDTDLNLTQKDYAQTAQICGKALIALINEVLDRAKIEAGKLEIEAVPFELRSILDDVLSLFSSKSREKGIELAVFVSHKVPEIVTGDPGRFRQIITNLVGNSVKFTEHGHIFVQVHLIENSNKVMDAKVDTDLNGCLSDMMVPSDGTFNTLSGLEAADRRNSWENFKLLLSDEMPQSDKCKSGMPCSKDSSNVTLMVSVEDTGIGIPLQAQDRVFTPFMQADSSTSRNYGGTGIGLSISKCLVELMGGQINFISRPNVGSTFTFTAVFQRCKKIAGGDPKRTLSESLPTKGMKALLVDARPVRSAVTRYHLQRLGITVEVASTIKMTLNALSEQNGCLRSGKHPYILLIEKDSWTPGMDVYLHDQLLEWKQCGQIPEVPKVILLVTSESDKAKVGSFVDTVIMKPLRASTVAACLQHALGMGKQGRKEMPNGPAFLHSLLAGKNILVVDDNKVNLRVAAGALKKYGAKVECAESGKDALSLLQLPHKFDACFMDVQMPEMDGFEATRQIRLMESKANEQNKCGEADEGSERAEWHLPILAMTADVIQATYEECMKCGMDDYVSKPFEEQQLYQAVARFLLSKPNSDL, via the exons ATGGTTGCGGGAATGGCGgcggctggggggaggaggaggtggtggctgaACCGGACGGCGATGGTGGTGGTGTGGGTTGTGGTGTCGGTGGGGATCTGGGTGGGGCTCCATTGGTATATCCGGACGGTGAGCATGAGGAAGGCTGAGGAGGCGCTGGAGAGCATGTGCGAAGAGCGGGCAAGGATGCTGCAGGACCAGTTCGCCGTGAGCGTCAACCATGTTCATGCTCTCGCGATCCTcgtctccaccttccactaCCGGAAGCAGCCATCTGCCATTGATCAG GAGACATTTGCCTTTTACACAGCCAAGACAGCATTCGAGCGGCCGTTGTTGAATGGGGTGGCATACGCCCAGCGGGTTGTTCATTCTGAGAGAGGAAAGTTTGAGAGTCAGCAAGGGTGGACAATCAAGACCATGAAACAGGAGCCATCACCAGTGCAAGATGAGTATGCCCCTGTGATATTCTCTCAGGAGACTGTCTCCTATATTGAGGCCCTCGATATGATGTCTGGAGAG GAGGACCGAGAAAATATCTTACGGGCTAGGGCTACCGGCAAGGCTGTTCTTACAAACCCATTTAGGCTGCTTGGGTCCAACCATCTGGGTGTGGTTCTGACATTTCCTGTGTACCATGCGGGTCTTCCTGCAGATGCAACTGTAGAACAACGTGTAGAAGCAACTGCAGG ATATCTTGGTGGCGCCTTTGATGTTGAGTCGCTTGTGGAAAATTTGCTGAGGCAACTTGCTGGTAATCAAGATATAATGGTGAATGTGTATGATGTCACTAACATTTCAGAGCCCTTGATCATGTACGGGCCCCAAAATCCAGATGGATTTATGCCACTTTCGCATGTCAGCATGCTTGATTTTGGGGATCCGTTCAGGAAGCATCAAATGGTGTGCAG GTACAGTCAGAAGCCTCCCATTCCATTGTCAGCCATTACTACCCCATCTGGTGTCTTTGTAATCTGTATGCTAGCAGGGTATatactgtatgctgcttggactCGCTATGACAATGTCAGGGAGGATTGTCGAAAGATGGAAGAGCTAAAGGTCCAAGCAGAGGCTGCAGATGTTGCTAAATCTCAG TTTCTTGCTACTGTTTCACATGAGATAAGAACACCCATGAATGGCGTCCTTG GAATGCTGGACATGCTTTTAGATACAGATCTGAATTTAACTCAAAAGGATTATGCACAAACTGCCCAAATATGTGGAAAAGCATTGATAGCATTGATTAATGAAGTGCTTGACCGGGCAAAAATTGAAGCTGGGAAGCTAGAGATTGAAGCAGTGCCATTTGAACTGCGATCCATCCTAGATGATgttctctctttattttcttcaaaGTCAAGAGAGAAGGGTATTGAG CTTGCTGTATTTGTATCACATAAAGTTCCGGAGATTGTCACGGGTGATCCAGGGAGATTTAGACAGATAATTACAAATCTTGTCGGAAATTCAGTTAAA TTTACTGAACATGGCCACATTTTTGTTCAAGTTCATTTGATTGAGAATTCAAATAAGGTGATGGATGCAAAAGTTGATACAGATTTGAATGGATGTTTAAGTGATATGATGGTTCCATCTGATGGCACATTCAACACTTTAAGTGGTCTAGAAGCTGCTGATAGAAGGAACAGTTGGGAAAATTTTAAGTTGCTACTTTCCGATGAGATGCCCCAGTCAGACAAATGCAAAAGTGGGATGCCCTGCAGTAAGGATTCTAGTAATGTAACTCTGATGGTAAGTGTTGAGGATACTGGGATTGGCATCCCATTGCAAGCCCAGGATCGGGTATTCACACCTTTTATGCAGGCTGATAGTTCAACATCTAGGAATTATGGTGGAACTGGTATTGGCTTGAGTATCAGTAAATGTCTGGTTGAACTTATGGGTGGGCAGATAAACTTCATTAGCCGCCCTAATGTTGGAAGCACATTCACGTTTACTGCCGTTTTCCAACGATGCAAGAAAATTGCAGGTGGCGATCCAAAGAGAACTCTTTCTGAGTCTTTACCTACTAAAGGAATGAAAGCACTTCTTGTTGATGCTCGACCGGTCAGAAGTGCTGTAACAAGATACCATCTACAGAGATTAGGAATAACTGTTGAAGTTGCAAGTACTATCAAGATGACACTTAATGCATTATCTGAACAAAATGGTTGTTTAAGATCTGG AAAGCATCCATACATACTGTTAATTGAGAAAGACTCCTGGACTCCTGGAATGGATGTCTACTTACATGATCAGCTATTGGAGTGGAAACAGTGTGGTCAGATACCTGAAGTGCCCAAGGTCATCCTTTTGGTGACCTCTGAATCTGATAAGGCAAAGGTTGGGTCTTTTGTTGATACAGTGATCATGAAGCCCTTAAGAGCAAGCACAGTGGCAGCATGCCTTCAACATGCATTAGGAATGGGGAAGCAAGGGAGGAAAGAAATGCCTAATGGACCAGCTTTTCTTCACAGCCTACTAGCGGGAAAAAATATACTGGTGGTTGATGATAACAAAGTAAATCTCAGAGTTGCTGCAGGTGCTCTCAAAAAGTATGGGGCAAAGGTGGAATGTGCTGAAAGTGGGAAAGATGCTCTCTCCCTCCTCCAACTGCCACACAAGTTTGATGCCTGCTTCATGGATGTCCAGATGCCAGAAATGGATGG ATTTGAAGCAACTCGACAAATTCGGCTAATGGAGAGCAAAGCAAATGAGCAAAATAAATGTGGAGAAGCTGACGAAGGTTCTGAAAGGGCTGAGTGGCACCTGCCAATTCTGGCTATGACTGCTGATGTCATTCAGGCAACATATGAGGAATGCATGAAGTGTGGAATGGATGATTATGTCTCCAAGCCCTTTGAAGAACAGCAACTTTATCAGGCAGTTGCCAGGTTCTTGctatccaaacccaattcggaTTTATGA